In one Sphingobacterium daejeonense genomic region, the following are encoded:
- a CDS encoding sensor histidine kinase gives MSSELLKHPRTGTLSDDQKKLLSGIEEDSLRLLRITSELLNVSQVETGNIKLYSQITSPIPIVQYAINATRMQAEQKQIEIETQIDDTLPKIYVDEEKTAWVLTNFITNAIRYSPENSKIIISLKNNSKELISR, from the coding sequence TTGAGTTCAGAGTTGTTGAAGCATCCTAGAACTGGCACCTTGTCTGACGATCAGAAAAAACTACTTTCTGGAATTGAAGAAGATAGTTTGAGGTTATTGCGGATTACAAGTGAGTTACTCAATGTTTCGCAAGTTGAGACCGGCAATATAAAATTATATTCTCAAATCACCAGTCCTATTCCTATTGTACAGTACGCAATAAATGCTACCAGAATGCAAGCGGAACAGAAACAAATAGAGATTGAAACCCAAATCGATGATACATTGCCGAAGATCTATGTGGATGAAGAGAAAACTGCATGGGTTTTGACAAACTTTATTACCAATGCAATCCGATATTCTCCTGAAAACAGTAAGATTATAATTAGTCTAAAAAATAACTCTAAGGAACTGATTTCTCGGTAA
- a CDS encoding sensor protein KdpD — MEAQRKSAEHFLDLIKQSRRGKFKIYLGMCAGVGKTYRMLQESHNLLRNGIDVQIAYIETHDREDTIKMLAGLPLLPRKQIYYKGNELDDLDVDLVLQKHPEVVVVDELAHTNVPGSKNEKRWQDVMEILDAGINVISAVNIQHLEGLQAEVGDMLSVPVYERIPDRVIQSADEVLFVDISVEDLLSRLKEGKIYKKEKIETALRNFFQSEQLLLLRELALKEVAVHAIKKHEKEKPSDSKHKIEKFMVCIGTDEKKAKNLIRRTCRLASYYQAEWYVLYIQTPKESVNKIALDKQRYLINNFKLATELGGQVIQVQGKDVPENIVDQVLRMRITTLCIGRPYWPFLRILWAMGMFRRLMKKLEKIQVDLIILS, encoded by the coding sequence ATGGAAGCACAGCGTAAATCGGCAGAACATTTCCTTGATTTGATCAAACAATCCCGCCGGGGGAAGTTTAAGATCTATCTTGGTATGTGTGCTGGCGTGGGTAAGACATACAGAATGCTTCAGGAATCTCATAACTTATTGAGAAACGGAATTGATGTTCAAATAGCTTATATTGAAACCCACGACAGAGAAGATACCATAAAAATGTTGGCTGGTTTACCCTTGCTGCCAAGAAAGCAAATTTATTATAAAGGAAATGAATTGGATGATTTGGATGTGGATCTGGTATTACAGAAGCATCCTGAAGTAGTAGTCGTAGATGAATTAGCACATACAAATGTGCCGGGAAGTAAAAATGAGAAACGATGGCAAGATGTAATGGAAATTTTGGATGCTGGGATAAACGTTATTTCTGCTGTCAATATTCAGCATTTAGAAGGTCTTCAAGCGGAAGTTGGAGACATGCTTTCAGTACCAGTTTATGAGCGAATTCCTGACCGTGTTATTCAATCGGCAGATGAAGTTCTATTTGTCGATATTTCTGTAGAAGATCTCTTGAGCAGGTTAAAAGAAGGGAAAATCTATAAGAAAGAAAAAATAGAAACGGCATTAAGGAATTTCTTTCAATCGGAGCAATTACTGTTGCTAAGGGAGCTAGCGCTGAAGGAAGTTGCTGTTCATGCGATCAAAAAACATGAAAAGGAAAAACCCTCGGATTCAAAGCATAAAATTGAAAAGTTTATGGTCTGTATAGGCACAGATGAAAAGAAAGCCAAAAATTTAATCCGAAGAACGTGCAGGTTGGCTAGTTACTATCAGGCTGAGTGGTACGTCCTATATATTCAAACACCCAAAGAGAGCGTCAATAAAATTGCATTGGATAAGCAACGTTATCTAATTAATAATTTTAAATTGGCAACGGAATTGGGCGGACAGGTTATTCAAGTTCAAGGAAAAGATGTCCCAGAAAATATAGTAGATCAAGTACTAAGGATGAGAATAACTACGCTCTGTATAGGTAGACCGTATTGGCCATTCTTAAGAATATTATGGGCCATGGGTATGTTCAGGAGATTAATGAAAAAATTGGAAAAAATTCAAGTGGACTTAATTATTCTGTCATGA
- a CDS encoding outer membrane beta-barrel protein, whose protein sequence is MLDYKLIICSIQKLKGNARLEYFNDEDGVIFGRFDNLGANILGYSLGIDVDLYKGLMWRTEFRGLNSTENIFTDRKSESYDKSYTVSTAIGWKF, encoded by the coding sequence ATGCTGGACTACAAGCTAATTATTTGTTCCATCCAAAAATTGAAAGGCAATGCTAGGTTAGAATATTTCAATGATGAAGATGGTGTGATTTTCGGACGCTTTGATAATCTGGGGGCCAATATATTGGGTTATTCATTGGGGATAGATGTTGATCTTTATAAAGGATTGATGTGGCGGACTGAATTTAGGGGTTTGAATTCAACAGAGAATATATTTACAGATCGAAAGTCTGAGAGCTATGATAAATCCTATACTGTAAGTACAGCAATAGGTTGGAAATTCTAG
- a CDS encoding DUF5106 domain-containing protein encodes MRLKLNPKVFEFFKYQFENYLSNPNSPARNDLYYEIVLEKLIASGKLTPDEVTKYESLLPLLRKNKPGTEATDFKYLMTDGTTSNLKSIEAPFTLLMFYEPGCSTCEETIEHIKNNPGFNTVLENGALKILAVYPDGNMDIWKNYQKNIPPSWINGLDTDQSVVSKGLYMIKATPTIYLLDKTKR; translated from the coding sequence ATGAGGCTAAAATTGAACCCAAAAGTCTTCGAATTTTTTAAATATCAATTTGAAAATTACCTCTCTAATCCTAATTCTCCTGCAAGGAATGATTTATATTATGAAATTGTTCTTGAAAAATTAATTGCTTCCGGCAAGTTAACTCCTGATGAAGTAACAAAATATGAGTCCTTACTTCCCTTATTGCGCAAAAATAAGCCAGGTACAGAAGCAACAGACTTTAAATATTTAATGACTGATGGAACAACTTCCAATTTAAAGTCAATAGAGGCTCCATTTACATTGTTGATGTTTTATGAACCGGGATGTAGTACATGTGAAGAAACCATTGAACATATCAAGAACAATCCAGGATTTAATACAGTTCTAGAAAATGGTGCTCTTAAAATATTAGCAGTTTATCCAGATGGTAATATGGATATCTGGAAAAATTACCAAAAAAATATTCCGCCAAGCTGGATTAATGGTTTAGATACTGATCAATCTGTAGTGAGTAAAGGATTGTATATGATCAAAGCAACTCCAACTATTTATCTTTTAGACAAGACAAAAAGGTAA
- a CDS encoding MFS transporter: MPQKTFSFDQTKTSYSILIAIAIAHLSNDMIQAIIPASYPLLKENFHLSFAQIGVITFCFQLSSSLLQPIVGAYTDKNPKPYSQIFAMFFSIIGIIALAYSNNYYSVLFSVTMVGIGSSIFHPESSRVAFLSSGGKRSLAQSIFQIGGNTGSALAPLLLALFVLPHGQRYILWFLIIAIVAQFVLGYIASWYKQVLESVKGQTKKLIKVPDLSNTTINFSIFILLLLIFSKYVYIASITSYLQFYMMEKFAITDVQAQVYLFYFLIAIALGTLFGGFLGDYLGRKYIIWFSVLGCAPFTLLLPFASLFWTGILVFIIGLIMASAFPSILVYAQELLPRKLGMVSGLFYGFAFGMGGLGAAFLGYWADHTSLENIYLVCSYLPLIGIMAYFLPNMKKVRFHEV, from the coding sequence ATGCCACAAAAGACTTTTTCATTTGATCAAACCAAAACTTCGTATTCCATATTAATTGCTATAGCCATAGCCCATCTATCCAACGATATGATTCAGGCAATCATCCCGGCATCCTATCCTTTACTCAAAGAAAACTTTCATTTAAGTTTTGCTCAGATTGGAGTAATTACGTTTTGTTTTCAATTGTCCTCATCCTTGCTACAGCCGATTGTAGGTGCATATACAGACAAGAATCCAAAGCCTTATTCTCAAATTTTTGCTATGTTCTTCAGTATTATTGGTATTATCGCGCTTGCCTATTCCAATAATTATTATTCGGTGTTATTCTCGGTTACCATGGTTGGAATTGGTTCATCCATTTTTCATCCTGAATCTTCGAGGGTTGCATTTCTTTCTTCTGGAGGAAAAAGAAGCTTGGCTCAGTCTATATTTCAAATTGGTGGAAATACTGGCTCGGCGCTAGCACCATTATTGCTTGCACTATTTGTGCTTCCGCATGGACAACGCTATATTTTATGGTTTTTAATTATTGCAATTGTTGCCCAGTTTGTTTTGGGGTATATTGCATCTTGGTACAAACAAGTTTTGGAATCTGTAAAAGGACAAACTAAAAAGCTAATTAAAGTACCTGACCTTTCAAATACTACAATTAACTTCTCCATATTTATTCTACTGCTGCTTATTTTTTCTAAATATGTATATATAGCTAGTATTACGAGTTATCTGCAGTTCTATATGATGGAAAAATTTGCTATTACTGATGTTCAAGCTCAAGTTTATCTATTTTATTTCTTGATTGCCATTGCGTTAGGAACTTTATTTGGAGGATTCCTAGGGGACTATTTGGGTAGAAAATATATTATTTGGTTCTCGGTATTAGGATGTGCTCCATTTACTTTGTTGTTGCCATTTGCGAGTTTGTTTTGGACTGGAATTTTGGTATTTATTATTGGTTTAATTATGGCATCTGCATTTCCATCCATTTTAGTTTATGCTCAGGAGCTGCTTCCTAGGAAGTTGGGAATGGTGTCAGGATTATTTTATGGATTTGCCTTTGGAATGGGAGGGCTAGGTGCTGCCTTTTTAGGATATTGGGCAGATCATACATCCTTAGAAAATATTTACTTGGTTTGTTCCTATTTACCATTGATTGGTATTATGGCTTATTTCCTGCCAAACATGAAGAAAGTAAGGTTTCATGAAGTTTAG
- a CDS encoding DUF4230 domain-containing protein, which yields MGKLELVKYRLSDVVEHKNMTAYLPDASVLLIIKADAVGCIDLSKLTPEDVKVMEDSVTINLPKPEICYVKIDHKSSKVYDTKMAFFREATLVDEAFKAAEEEITRQVNKSDILEQTKNNATHVLRPLLEGLGYSKINLTF from the coding sequence ATGGGTAAACTAGAATTAGTGAAGTATAGATTGAGTGATGTGGTCGAGCATAAAAACATGACAGCATACCTTCCTGATGCAAGTGTATTATTAATAATTAAAGCAGATGCTGTTGGTTGTATTGACTTGAGCAAGTTGACTCCTGAAGATGTCAAAGTAATGGAAGACTCAGTTACCATTAATCTTCCAAAACCTGAAATATGCTATGTTAAAATAGATCATAAATCATCTAAGGTCTATGATACTAAGATGGCTTTCTTCAGAGAAGCTACTTTGGTAGACGAGGCATTTAAGGCTGCGGAAGAGGAAATCACTAGACAGGTGAATAAATCCGATATCCTAGAACAAACCAAAAACAATGCTACCCATGTACTTAGGCCATTGTTGGAAGGTCTTGGGTACTCTAAAATAAACCTAACATTTTGA
- a CDS encoding sensor histidine kinase, whose amino-acid sequence MDEAYKNKVFDRYFQIPGSVRTGTGLGLSISKDFIENQGGKISVESELGVGSTFSFRIPVINT is encoded by the coding sequence ATTGATGAGGCTTATAAAAACAAGGTTTTTGATCGATATTTTCAGATTCCAGGTAGCGTACGGACAGGAACAGGGCTTGGGCTTTCCATTTCCAAGGATTTTATTGAGAACCAAGGTGGAAAGATCTCCGTCGAAAGTGAATTAGGGGTAGGGAGCACATTTTCTTTTAGGATTCCGGTAATAAATACTTAA
- a CDS encoding DUF5106 domain-containing protein encodes MAAIVLFATSCNQNKNSEHNNNSTESEFSTYTVPKAPENIQGESAKINYVFTHFWDDFNFRDTAKVFDPNYGEQAIVDYIGHFPLVGIDTLKEGVENVLNEAKIEPKSLRIF; translated from the coding sequence ATGGCTGCAATTGTCCTTTTTGCAACATCGTGTAATCAAAACAAAAATTCAGAACACAATAACAATTCAACAGAATCAGAATTTAGTACTTATACTGTTCCCAAAGCACCCGAGAATATCCAAGGTGAAAGTGCTAAAATCAATTATGTTTTCACTCATTTTTGGGACGATTTCAATTTCCGAGATACTGCCAAGGTATTCGATCCAAATTACGGAGAACAAGCGATAGTCGATTATATTGGACATTTTCCCTTGGTAGGAATTGATACTTTAAAGGAAGGTGTTGAAAACGTTTTGAATGAGGCTAAAATTGAACCCAAAAGTCTTCGAATTTTTTAA
- a CDS encoding TPM domain-containing protein, whose translation MLFFVPFLKAQKIYTVDQVPSPKEDGQDYFVSNPDHILDENTVALLDSISLDIDKTTGSEYAIVIVDDFEGDDDFQFAYDLFNKWGIGKSETNNGLLLFIGKNKRMYRFISGYGMESLFPDAYLKRVGESF comes from the coding sequence ATGCTATTTTTTGTGCCATTCCTGAAAGCGCAAAAGATCTATACAGTAGACCAAGTTCCTAGTCCGAAAGAAGATGGACAAGATTATTTTGTCAGTAACCCTGATCATATATTAGATGAGAATACAGTTGCTCTTCTTGACAGTATTTCGTTGGATATTGATAAAACTACCGGTTCGGAATATGCCATTGTTATTGTTGATGATTTTGAAGGCGACGATGACTTTCAATTTGCTTATGATTTGTTTAATAAATGGGGTATCGGTAAAAGTGAGACCAACAATGGATTGCTATTATTTATTGGCAAAAATAAAAGAATGTATAGATTTATTTCTGGTTATGGAATGGAGTCTCTATTTCCGGATGCCTATTTAAAACGAGTAGGAGAAAGTTTTTAG
- a CDS encoding potassium-transporting ATPase subunit C: MKTHVLPAIKMTILTFVLFAILYPLVVWGFAQLSPNHGNGFLIENNGKSYYENIGQQFTENQYFWSRPSAVDYNAAGSGASNKSGSNPEYIKEVEDRITHFMSQNPTVKGEQIPTEIVTASG, encoded by the coding sequence ATGAAAACACATGTATTACCTGCGATTAAAATGACCATTTTAACATTTGTTTTATTCGCAATATTATATCCATTGGTGGTTTGGGGTTTTGCACAGTTGAGCCCAAACCATGGAAATGGTTTCCTAATTGAAAACAATGGGAAATCCTATTACGAAAATATTGGACAACAATTTACTGAAAACCAATATTTCTGGTCGCGTCCATCTGCTGTCGATTATAACGCAGCAGGTTCTGGTGCTAGTAACAAGTCGGGATCTAATCCAGAATATATAAAAGAGGTAGAGGACCGGATAACCCATTTTATGTCACAGAATCCAACGGTTAAAGGAGAACAAATCCCGACTGAGATAGTTACCGCTAGTGGTTAG
- a CDS encoding HAMP domain-containing protein, producing the protein MLISVVGALCFLIGFVLFVNLPSNIANPIKKLSDSIREISRQNYNQRVYIEGKSEFAELAGSFNVMAEKLQEYSNSKLDQILEEKKRVETLVNSMHDPVIGLDENRTITFINDEALQVSGLKRTDLLQLNTSDLIRKNDLIRDLTDSSNQMSTIKIVLDNKESYFEKEIIPMEITPTGETKSQKIGELIVLKNVTSFKELDVAKTNFIATVSHELRTPNSVYTIEFRVVEAS; encoded by the coding sequence GTGCTAATTTCAGTTGTTGGTGCTCTTTGTTTTTTAATTGGCTTCGTTCTGTTTGTAAATCTTCCAAGTAATATCGCCAATCCTATTAAAAAGCTCAGTGACAGTATTAGGGAAATTTCTCGTCAGAACTATAATCAGAGGGTGTATATAGAGGGTAAAAGTGAATTTGCTGAATTGGCCGGTTCATTTAATGTTATGGCAGAGAAACTTCAGGAATATTCCAACAGTAAATTGGACCAAATTCTTGAAGAAAAAAAACGCGTCGAAACATTGGTGAACAGTATGCATGACCCTGTAATCGGTCTTGACGAAAATAGAACAATAACCTTTATCAATGATGAGGCATTACAAGTTTCTGGATTAAAAAGAACTGACTTACTGCAATTAAACACCAGTGATTTAATCAGGAAGAACGATCTGATCAGAGACTTAACAGATTCTTCAAACCAGATGTCGACAATTAAAATAGTCTTAGACAATAAAGAATCCTATTTTGAAAAGGAAATAATTCCAATGGAAATCACGCCAACAGGAGAGACAAAGAGCCAAAAAATAGGGGAGTTGATCGTCTTAAAAAATGTAACATCATTTAAGGAATTAGACGTGGCAAAGACTAATTTTATTGCTACTGTTTCTCATGAGCTTAGGACGCCCAATAGCGTCTATACAATTGAGTTCAGAGTTGTTGAAGCATCCTAG
- a CDS encoding potassium-transporting ATPase subunit C — MVSGLDPHLSVKALEIQVPRIAKMRNIEETELLRLIENHIESPLLGFLGPEKVHVLELNIALDKMAGKKGVEDVK, encoded by the coding sequence GTGGTTAGTGGTCTTGATCCACATCTTTCTGTTAAAGCTTTGGAAATTCAAGTTCCTAGGATTGCGAAAATGCGAAATATAGAGGAAACAGAACTTTTAAGATTGATTGAAAATCACATTGAATCACCATTGTTAGGATTTCTAGGACCAGAAAAGGTTCATGTCCTTGAACTTAATATTGCCTTGGATAAAATGGCTGGAAAGAAAGGAGTGGAAGATGTTAAATAA
- a CDS encoding outer membrane beta-barrel protein, whose translation MLPKEGVWKNVYEANLGYKLLENHELWIDAGVLPSHIGGESGYCVGQY comes from the coding sequence ATGCTGCCGAAAGAAGGAGTTTGGAAGAATGTATATGAGGCCAATTTAGGATATAAATTGCTAGAAAACCATGAACTATGGATAGATGCTGGTGTTTTGCCTTCCCATATTGGAGGTGAGAGTGGCTATTGTGTTGGACAATATTAG
- a CDS encoding MCP four helix bundle domain-containing protein yields the protein MKIKAKLYLGIGLLFLMILILATVSTLFVSSLKKDTENVLSANYIQLNMPRNMLKASDEIQLKNNAILQLEDNFEKQKLNVTEPGEREITDRLSQQLEKLKSTPNDPLINQNFRTALVELMTVNMGCNR from the coding sequence ATGAAAATTAAAGCTAAACTTTATTTAGGAATAGGATTGTTGTTTTTGATGATTCTAATTCTGGCAACAGTAAGTACGCTGTTTGTCAGTTCACTCAAAAAAGACACGGAGAATGTGCTATCTGCAAACTATATTCAGTTGAATATGCCACGAAATATGCTCAAAGCTTCTGATGAAATTCAACTAAAAAATAATGCGATTTTGCAGCTTGAGGATAATTTTGAAAAACAAAAATTGAATGTTACTGAACCTGGTGAGAGGGAAATCACAGATCGGCTATCACAACAATTAGAAAAATTGAAAAGCACTCCCAATGATCCCCTTATCAATCAAAACTTTCGAACGGCTTTAGTAGAGCTTATGACAGTCAATATGGGATGCAATCGTTAA
- a CDS encoding class I SAM-dependent methyltransferase produces the protein MEKDHLDSLISKLPANARILDLGCGTGKPIYEYLIHKKFKVVGVDASEKMIGIAKKNFPSGEFYVQDMRELALNQKFDAIIAWHSFFHLQQPDQIEMFSNFKEFLFPNGMLLLTTGTEKTEVWSEINGKPTLSFFSFNRGL, from the coding sequence ATGGAAAAAGACCATCTCGACTCATTGATATCAAAACTGCCTGCAAATGCAAGAATCCTAGATCTAGGTTGTGGAACAGGAAAACCAATCTATGAATATTTAATCCATAAAAAATTCAAAGTCGTCGGAGTTGATGCAAGTGAAAAAATGATTGGTATTGCTAAAAAGAATTTTCCTTCAGGGGAATTCTATGTACAGGATATGAGAGAATTGGCTTTAAATCAAAAATTTGATGCTATTATTGCTTGGCATAGCTTTTTTCATCTTCAGCAACCTGATCAAATAGAAATGTTCTCTAATTTCAAGGAGTTTCTTTTTCCAAACGGGATGCTATTACTAACTACTGGAACTGAAAAAACTGAAGTTTGGTCAGAAATCAATGGTAAGCCAACTCTATCATTCTTCTCTTTCAATCGAGGATTATAA
- a CDS encoding outer membrane beta-barrel protein, which produces MLNKFLGCATFFLGLGIAEAQESKDSLQSNLTFGGYVESYYTYDFNKPEDHKRPGFIYSHHRSNELSVNLAMIKANFSNSRVRSNLALAVGSYMNANYAAERRSLEECI; this is translated from the coding sequence ATGTTAAATAAGTTTTTAGGCTGCGCTACATTTTTCTTAGGACTAGGAATTGCTGAAGCACAGGAATCAAAGGACTCATTACAATCGAACTTGACTTTCGGTGGATACGTTGAAAGCTACTATACCTATGATTTCAATAAACCGGAAGATCATAAAAGGCCAGGATTTATTTACAGTCATCATAGAAGCAATGAATTGTCTGTAAACCTCGCGATGATAAAAGCTAACTTTTCTAATTCAAGGGTTAGGAGCAACTTAGCTTTGGCAGTTGGTAGTTATATGAATGCCAATTATGCTGCCGAAAGAAGGAGTTTGGAAGAATGTATATGA
- the kdpB gene encoding potassium-transporting ATPase subunit KdpB — MKSNNPFFDPELLKVSFKEAFIKLNPKDMLRNPVMFTVEVCTVVMAVVCIAILMGDKSQGSLGYNFIVFLILLITLLFANFAESLAEARGKAQADSLRKTREETPAKLKDGRTISSSQLQKGDVFICVAGDIIASDGEIIEGLATIDESAITGESAPVIREAGGDRSSVTGGTKVLSDEITVLVTATAGESFLDKMIALVEGAKRQKTPNEIALTILLAGFTLVFILVCVTLKPFADYSNVPISIAAFISLFVCLIPTTIGGLLSAIGIAGMDRALRANVLTKSGRAVETAGDVDVLLLDKTGTITIGNRKATNFHPAPGVEHVDLIRAATLSSLYDETPEGKSIVELAGLDVTPFKSKEAKFIKFTAETRCSGVDMSNQRIRKGATDSIKKLVEDAGHAFPIEVMNIVEQISGNGGTPLVVSENEIPLGVVELQDIVKPGIQERFERLRKMGIKTVMVTGDNPLTAGYIAKKAGVDDFIAEAKPEDKMNYIRKEQGEGKLVAMMGDGTNDAPALAQADVGVAMNSGTQAAKEAGNMVDLDNDPTKLIEVVEIGKQLLMTRGTLTTFSIANDVAKYFAIIPALFVAFIPALAPLNIMDLKSPESAILSAIIFNAILIPMLIPLALKGVAYKPIGASALLRRNILIYGFGGLIVPFIGIKLIDVLLSVFI, encoded by the coding sequence ATGAAATCAAATAATCCATTTTTTGACCCTGAGTTATTGAAGGTATCCTTTAAAGAAGCTTTTATAAAACTCAATCCAAAGGATATGCTTAGAAATCCGGTGATGTTTACAGTAGAGGTCTGTACTGTTGTGATGGCTGTAGTATGTATCGCAATATTGATGGGGGATAAAAGTCAAGGTTCTTTAGGGTATAATTTTATAGTTTTCTTGATATTACTGATCACCTTATTGTTTGCCAATTTTGCGGAATCATTGGCTGAAGCTAGGGGTAAAGCCCAAGCAGACAGCTTACGTAAAACAAGAGAGGAAACTCCCGCAAAATTAAAAGATGGCAGAACAATTTCATCGTCACAATTGCAGAAAGGAGATGTATTTATATGTGTTGCTGGAGATATCATAGCAAGTGACGGAGAAATCATTGAGGGTTTGGCAACTATTGACGAGAGTGCTATTACAGGAGAATCTGCACCAGTAATTAGAGAAGCTGGTGGTGATAGAAGTTCTGTAACTGGCGGTACAAAAGTTTTGTCTGATGAAATCACTGTATTGGTAACTGCTACTGCTGGGGAGAGTTTCTTGGATAAGATGATCGCTTTGGTCGAAGGAGCCAAAAGACAAAAAACTCCAAATGAAATCGCTTTGACCATTCTTCTAGCAGGATTTACTTTAGTCTTTATTTTGGTTTGTGTGACTCTGAAGCCTTTTGCTGATTATTCAAACGTGCCGATAAGTATAGCTGCATTTATCTCGCTGTTTGTGTGTCTTATACCGACTACTATTGGTGGTTTATTATCGGCCATTGGTATTGCAGGTATGGATAGAGCATTGCGGGCAAATGTTTTGACCAAATCAGGTCGCGCTGTCGAAACTGCTGGAGATGTGGATGTTCTATTATTAGATAAAACTGGTACAATTACTATTGGTAACCGTAAAGCAACCAATTTCCACCCTGCTCCGGGAGTTGAACATGTGGATTTGATACGAGCAGCAACTTTAAGCTCCTTGTATGATGAAACTCCTGAGGGAAAATCTATTGTAGAATTAGCAGGCTTAGATGTTACTCCTTTTAAATCGAAGGAGGCAAAATTCATCAAGTTTACTGCAGAAACAAGATGTTCTGGAGTAGATATGAGTAACCAAAGAATTAGAAAAGGAGCGACAGATTCCATCAAAAAATTAGTAGAAGATGCTGGTCATGCCTTTCCAATTGAGGTGATGAATATAGTTGAACAAATCTCAGGAAACGGAGGTACGCCTCTGGTAGTTTCAGAAAATGAGATTCCACTGGGAGTTGTTGAACTGCAGGATATCGTGAAGCCAGGTATACAAGAGCGGTTTGAGAGATTGAGGAAGATGGGGATCAAGACTGTTATGGTTACTGGTGATAACCCATTGACTGCAGGATATATAGCTAAAAAAGCTGGGGTTGACGATTTTATTGCAGAGGCAAAGCCAGAAGATAAAATGAATTATATCCGTAAGGAACAAGGTGAGGGTAAGTTGGTTGCTATGATGGGTGATGGTACCAATGATGCTCCTGCCTTGGCCCAAGCGGATGTTGGAGTTGCGATGAACAGCGGAACGCAAGCTGCGAAGGAAGCCGGAAATATGGTGGATTTGGATAATGACCCTACCAAGCTAATTGAGGTAGTTGAAATTGGTAAGCAGTTGCTAATGACCCGAGGTACTTTGACCACTTTCAGTATCGCCAATGATGTTGCTAAGTATTTTGCGATTATTCCAGCTCTTTTTGTGGCTTTTATTCCAGCCTTGGCACCCTTAAATATTATGGATCTCAAAAGTCCAGAATCCGCTATTTTGTCCGCTATTATATTTAATGCGATCCTAATTCCTATGCTTATTCCTTTGGCATTAAAAGGTGTGGCTTATAAACCTATAGGAGCATCCGCATTATTGCGTAGAAATATCCTAATATATGGATTTGGAGGTCTTATCGTGCCATTTATCGGCATCAAATTAATAGATGTTTTATTATCTGTATTTATATAA